The proteins below come from a single Saccharopolyspora sp. SCSIO 74807 genomic window:
- a CDS encoding ATP-dependent Clp protease ATP-binding subunit yields the protein MTGFFGPGGGFGSSPFDDFLARFMGGGGEGPQQPQQPQRVDITRLMSRHAQEMVADAARLTAEHGGRDLDSHHLLWAATRSETARGMLERAGTDPSTLAQRIEQELPEGTATEQPPALTPAAKRALLDSHQIARAVGSSYIGPDHLLLALAANPDSHAGRLLSAFHVTLESLQAGPAGTAGGGGTRTAESGEAAKTPTLDQYGQDLTARARDGELDPVIGRDDEIEQTVEVLSRRTKNNPVLIGEAGVGKTSVVEGLGQRIIDGTVPDALKDKRVVQLDLSGVVAGTRYRGDFEERMNKLLEEISKHRDELIIFIDELHTVVGAGGSEGAVDAGNMLKPKLARGELHVVGATTLEEYRKNIEKDAALERRFQPITVDEPSVADTERILCGLRDRYEAHHQVRFSDDAINAAAELADRYITDRYLPDKAIDLIDQAGARKRLRTGTPGTDLRELESRADALNRDKAQAVSDEDYERASSLRDEIAEVQRQIAEQREGGPNGIPVVGRDDIAEVVSRATGIPATQLTEEEKSRLMKLEDQLHQRVVGQDEAVHAIARAVRRSRTGMGDPNRPVGTFLFLGPTGVGKTELARALAESLFGDQDRMVRLDMSEFQEAHTASRMVGAPPGYVGYGEAGQLTETVRRRPYSVVLLDEIEKAHADVFNTLLQVLEDGRLTDGQGRTVDFTNTVMIMTSNLGSDIISNRSGVLGFSSRGEEQAEEPARERLMSRLRDSFRPEFLNRIDEVVVFRRLESDQLHRITELLLEDTRERLHTQDIEVDFSNAAVDWITEHGHQPDYGARPLRRTIQREVDDSISELLLEGQLAEGQRVEVDTSGDQLTFAVRPALEAGAGTS from the coding sequence CCGAGACCGCGCGCGGCATGCTCGAGCGAGCCGGGACGGACCCGTCCACGCTGGCCCAACGCATCGAGCAGGAGCTGCCGGAGGGCACCGCCACCGAGCAGCCGCCCGCGCTGACCCCGGCGGCGAAGCGGGCACTGCTGGATTCGCACCAGATCGCCCGCGCCGTCGGCTCGTCCTACATCGGCCCGGACCACCTGCTGCTGGCGCTGGCGGCGAATCCGGACTCGCACGCCGGGCGCCTGCTGTCGGCCTTCCACGTGACGCTGGAGTCGTTGCAGGCCGGACCGGCGGGCACCGCCGGCGGAGGCGGCACCCGGACCGCGGAGTCCGGCGAGGCGGCGAAGACGCCCACGCTGGACCAGTACGGCCAGGACCTCACCGCCCGCGCCCGCGACGGCGAGCTGGACCCGGTGATCGGGCGCGACGACGAGATCGAGCAGACCGTCGAGGTGCTGTCCCGGCGCACCAAGAACAATCCGGTGCTCATCGGCGAGGCCGGGGTCGGCAAGACCTCGGTGGTCGAGGGCCTCGGGCAGCGCATCATCGACGGCACGGTGCCGGACGCGCTCAAGGACAAGCGCGTGGTGCAGCTGGACCTGTCCGGCGTCGTCGCGGGCACCCGCTACCGCGGTGACTTCGAGGAGCGGATGAACAAGCTGCTCGAGGAGATCAGCAAGCACCGCGACGAACTGATCATCTTCATCGACGAGCTGCACACCGTGGTCGGCGCGGGCGGTTCGGAAGGCGCGGTCGACGCGGGCAACATGCTCAAGCCGAAGCTGGCCCGCGGCGAGCTGCACGTGGTCGGCGCGACCACGCTGGAGGAGTACCGCAAGAACATCGAGAAGGACGCGGCGCTGGAACGCCGCTTCCAGCCGATCACCGTGGACGAGCCCAGCGTGGCCGACACCGAGCGCATCCTGTGCGGCCTGCGCGACCGCTACGAGGCGCACCACCAGGTTCGCTTCAGCGATGACGCGATCAACGCGGCCGCGGAACTGGCGGATCGCTACATCACCGACCGCTACCTGCCGGACAAGGCGATCGACCTGATCGACCAGGCGGGCGCGCGCAAGCGGCTGCGCACCGGCACCCCGGGCACCGACCTGCGGGAGCTGGAGAGCCGCGCGGACGCGCTGAACCGGGACAAGGCCCAGGCCGTCTCGGACGAGGACTACGAGCGCGCTTCGTCGCTGCGCGACGAGATCGCCGAGGTGCAGCGCCAGATCGCCGAGCAACGCGAAGGCGGGCCCAACGGCATCCCGGTGGTCGGCCGCGACGACATCGCCGAGGTGGTCTCGCGGGCGACCGGCATCCCGGCAACCCAGCTCACCGAGGAGGAGAAGTCCCGCCTGATGAAGCTGGAGGACCAGCTGCACCAGCGGGTGGTCGGCCAGGACGAGGCGGTGCACGCCATCGCCCGCGCGGTGCGGCGCTCCCGCACCGGCATGGGCGACCCGAACCGCCCGGTCGGCACGTTCCTGTTCCTCGGCCCGACCGGCGTCGGCAAGACCGAGCTGGCCCGGGCGCTGGCGGAATCGCTGTTCGGCGACCAGGACCGGATGGTCCGGCTGGACATGAGCGAGTTCCAGGAGGCGCACACCGCCAGCCGGATGGTCGGCGCCCCGCCCGGCTACGTCGGCTACGGCGAGGCCGGTCAGCTGACCGAGACGGTGCGGCGGCGGCCTTACTCGGTGGTGCTGCTCGACGAGATCGAGAAGGCGCACGCCGACGTGTTCAACACGCTGCTGCAAGTGCTGGAGGACGGGCGGCTGACCGACGGCCAGGGCCGCACGGTGGACTTCACCAACACGGTGATGATCATGACGAGCAACCTGGGCTCGGACATCATCTCGAACCGCTCCGGCGTGCTCGGCTTCTCCAGCCGGGGCGAGGAGCAGGCCGAGGAACCCGCCCGCGAACGGCTGATGAGCCGACTGCGGGATTCCTTCCGGCCGGAGTTCCTCAACCGGATCGACGAGGTCGTGGTGTTCCGCCGCTTGGAGAGCGACCAGCTGCACCGGATCACCGAGCTGCTGCTGGAGGACACCAGGGAACGCCTGCACACCCAGGACATCGAGGTGGACTTCAGCAACGCGGCGGTGGACTGGATCACCGAGCACGGCCACCAGCCGGACTACGGTGCCCGGCCGCTGCGGCGCACCATCCAGCGCGAGGTCGACGACTCGATCTCCGAGCTGCTGCTGGAGGGCCAGCTGGCCGAGGGCCAGCGGGTCGAGGTGGACACCTCCGGTGACCAGTTGACCTTCGCGGTCCGCCCGGCGCTGGAGGCGGGCGCCGGAACGTCCTGA